The Ziziphus jujuba cultivar Dongzao chromosome 7, ASM3175591v1 genome includes a region encoding these proteins:
- the LOC107405631 gene encoding DEAD-box ATP-dependent RNA helicase 16: MAEAIEKPAKDTEREEVEEEEEERTFEELGLDARLTRALIKKGISKPTPIQRVAIPLILEGKDVVARAKTGSGKTFAYLVPLLQKLFADFGSRNKLAPSAFVLVPTRELCQQVYTEVSSLIELCRVQLKVVQLTSSMPASDLRTALAGPPDILISTPACLPKCFSAGVLQPASINDSLEILVLDEADLLLSYGYEDDIKAFTSHIPKRCQCLLMSATSSADVEKLKKLILHNPFILTLPEVGDIKDEVIPKNVQQFWISCSTRDKLLHILSLLKLELVQKKVIIFTNTIDMGFRLRLFLEKFGIKSAVLNAELPQNSRLHILEEFNAGLFDYLIATDDSETKEKEEANEENNVKLRKSRRHAKQKLDSEFGVVRGIDFKNVHTVINFEMPRSAGGYVHRIGRTGRAYNTGASISIVSPDEMEIFEEIKSFLGNDENDASSLITPFPLLTKNAVESLRYRAEDIAKSVTKVAVREARAQDLRNEILNSEKLKAHFEVNPKDLDLLKHDKVLSKKPLAPHLRNVPDYLMDPKTQEASKIVKLARAAMGNTQPARRHRSNKNFRKSRDPLKTFTAEGSGKGRRGGMKRGNHSENTEKPKRKKSI; encoded by the exons ATGGCGGAAGCGATAGAAAAGCCAGCCAAAGATACTGAACGcgaagaagtagaagaagaagaagaggagcgAACCTTCGAAGAGCTTGGATTGGATGCTCGCCTTACCCGTGCTCTTATCAAGAAGGGAATCAGCAAACCAACCCCTATTCAACGGGTCGCAATTCCTCTCATTTtg GAAGGTAAGGACGTGGTTGCTAGGGCAAAGACTGGTTCAGGGAAGACATTCGCTTACCTTGTTCCATTGCTTCAGAAGCTGTTTGCTGATTTTGGTTCACGGAATAAGCTTGCTCCCAGTGCATTCGTTCTTGTGCCTACACGAGAACTCTGTCAGCAG GTTTATACAGAAGTCTCATCTCTCATTGAATTATGTAGAGTTCAGTTGAAAGTTGTACAGTTGACGAGCAGCATGCCTGCGTCTGATTTG CGGACGGCATTGGCGGGACCTCCTGATATTTTGATTTCTACACCTGCTTGCCTCCCAAAATGCTTTTCTGCTGGTGTGCTTCAACCAGCATCCATTAATGATTCGCTAGAGATTCTTGTTCTTGACGAG GCAGATCTTCTATTGTCATATGGTTACGAAGATGATATAAAAGCATTTACATCTCACATTCCTAAACGTTGCCAATGCCTTCTCATGTCTGCTACCTCAAG TGCTGATGTTGAGAAACTGAAGAAGCTGATATTGCACAATCCTTTTATTTTGACATTGCCAGAAGTGGGAGATATTAAGGATGAGGTTATCCCAAAAAATGTTCAACAATTTTGG ATTTCTTGCAGTACTCGTGACAAATTACTCCACATTCTTTCCCTCTTGAAGTTGGAGTTGGTTCAAAAAAAAGTAATCATATTTACTAATACAATTGATATGGGATTTAGATTGAGACTTTTTCTGGAAAAG TTCGGAATTAAGTCTGCTGTTCTAAATGCTGAGTTGCCGCAAAATTCTCGTCTTCATATTCTTGAG GAATTCAATGCTGGGCTTTTTGATTACTTGATTGCAACTGATGACAGTGAAACAAAAGAGAAGGAAGAAGCCAATGAAGAGAATAATGTTAAGCTAAGAAAATCTAGGAGGCATGCCAAGCAAAAATTAGACTCTGAATTTGGAGTGGTGCGGGGAATTGACTTTAAAAATGTACACACG GTTATCAATTTTGAAATGCCACGAAGTGCTGGAGGATATGTGCATCGTATTGGTCGTACAGGAAGAGCATACAATACTGGTGCTTCTATCTCAATT GTTTCTCCAGATGAGATggaaatatttgaagaaataaaaTCGTTTTTAGGGAATGATGAAAACGACGCCTCCAGCTTGATAACTCCTTTTCCTTTACTGACTAAGAATGCAGTGGAGTCTTTACGATATAGAGCTGAG GATATTGCGAAGAGTGTCACTAAAGTTGCTGTCCGAGAAGCTCGAGCTCAGGATTTGAGGAATGAAATTCTCAATTCTGAAAA ATTGAAGGCTCATTTCGAAGTTAATCCGAAGGATTTAG ATTTGTTGAAGCACGACAAGGTTCTGAGCAAGAAGCCCCTCGCTCCTCACCTACGTAATGTGCCTGATTACCTCATGGATCCAAAAACTCAAGAAGCCAGCAAGATTGTGAAGCTTGCTAGGGCAGCAATGGGAAATACACAACCTGCACGCCGCCATAGATCCAataaaaatttcagaaaaagTAGAGATCCTCTCAAGACTTTCACTGCTGAG GGATCTGGAAAAGGTCGTAGAGGTGGGATGAAGAGAGGAAACCACAGCGAGAACACAGAGAAacctaaaaggaaaaaatcaatttga